In the Olleya sp. Hel_I_94 genome, one interval contains:
- the rpmI gene encoding 50S ribosomal protein L35 has translation MPKMKTKSSAKKRFKLTGTGKIKRKHAFKSHILTKKSKKRKLKLTHDGLVHKADENNIKVMMRLK, from the coding sequence ATGCCTAAAATGAAAACAAAATCTAGTGCTAAAAAGCGTTTCAAGCTTACTGGTACTGGTAAAATTAAAAGAAAGCACGCTTTTAAAAGTCACATCTTAACAAAGAAGTCTAAAAAACGTAAGCTTAAGTTAACTCATGACGGTTTAGTACATAAAGCGGATGAGAACAATATTAAA